In a single window of the Nicotiana tomentosiformis chromosome 8, ASM39032v3, whole genome shotgun sequence genome:
- the LOC104117375 gene encoding EG45-like domain containing protein, whose protein sequence is MGVHIMRIKIALVSLFLLETSIVFGDIGTATSYNPPYTPTRCNGNRGDQFPAGNLFVAVSEGLWDNGAACGRRYRLRCMSGSGRRPCKGGTIDVRVVDYCRKRPCPSTIALSSDAFSEISRSPNAKINIEYIQI, encoded by the exons ATGGGTGTCCATATCATGAGAATAAAAATAGCTCTCGTGAGCTTATTTTTACTTGAAACTAGTATAGTTTTTGGGGATATAGGCACTGCAACATCTTACAATCCTCCTTATACAC CAACAAGATGCAATGGAAATAGAGGAGATCAATTTCCGGCAGGGAATTTGTTTGTAGCAGTAAGTGAAGGGTTGTGGGATAATGGGGCGGCGTGCGGGCGGCGTTACAGATTGAGATGCATGAGTGGAAGTGGCCGTCGGCCGTGCAAGGGCGGCACGATTGACGTTAGGGTGGTGGATTACTGCCGCAAAAGGCCATGCCCTTCCACCATTGCCTTGTCCAGTGATGCTTTCTCTGAAATCTCTCGTTCTCCTAATGCTAAAATCAATATAGAATACATCCA GATTTAG